The following is a genomic window from Butyricimonas faecihominis.
TATATTCATGGAGAACCTCGAAAAACAGAGACTGAATATCACGGAAATCAACGAGTCGGAAGCCACCGACCGCTTGGCCCGCCATTTCAAATTGCTGGACGAGAATCCTAGCGAACAGAACATCCGGCAACTCCGGCTGGATCTGAACCAGATCATGAGCCTGAACATGGCCTCGATTCAACGCAATAGCGTGATTGCCGAGGACACGGCCCGGCAGGCCACGTTATGGATTTCTATTATCGGGATATGCAGTGTCGGGATTGCCCTCGCCTTGCTCCTGTTGTTCCCCTCGCAAATTACCCGCCCGATCAGCGAGTTGACACGCGGGATCGTGGAGATTGCCCACCGCAATTACAGTAAACGCCTGCATTTCTACTCTACACGGGAATTTAATGAAGTGGCAACTTCTTTCAACGATATGGCCGAACGTCTAGAAGAGTACCAGCAAAGTTCACTGGCGACCCTGTTATCCAGCAAAAAATACTTGGAGGCTATCGTCAACAGTATTCATGAACCGATTATCGGTTTGAATCATGACCGACAAATTCTTTTCGTGAACAACGAGGCTTTGACCGTGTTAAACCTCAAACGGGAACAGATGATTCACCAATCTGCCGACGAGTTATCGTTGAAGAACGACTTGTTACGCCGCCTTATTCGCGAACTGGTACATCCAAACGAAAAGCACGAGCCGCTAAAGATATACGCCGACGACAAGGAGAGTTTTTTCCAAGCCGTTTACGTACCGATTAAATTAACGGAGACCGAAACCGAGGGAGAAAAACAGGTTGGCAACGTGATCTTGTTAAAGAATATCACGGAATTCAAAGAACTAGATTCGGCCAAAACAACTTTTATCTCCACGATCTCGCACGAGCTTAAAACCCCGATTTCAGCTATCATGATGAGCTTGAAATTACTGGAAGATCAACGGATTGGCAGCTTGAACGACGAGCAACAATCTCTCGCGAGTAGCATAAAAGAAAATAGCGACCGGTTGTTGAACATCACGGGGGAACTACTCAAATTGACCCAAGTGGAAACCGGAAAGCTGATTTTAAGCCCGAAGATCTCGAAACCGATCGAATTGATCAACTATGCCGTATCGGCCACCCGGGTACTTGCCGAACGTTTCGGGTGTAATATCGAAGTGGAATACCCCGAAAAGATTCATAAACTATTTGTAGATAGTGAAAAAATAGCTTGGGTGATCACGAATCTCCTCTCCAATGCCATCCATTATTCGAAAGAGAACTCCCGGATCATCGTGGGAGCCAAGGAAGTGGACCAGACCATACAAATATTCGTGCAGGATTTCGGAAAAGGAATCGACCCCAGATACCACCAAAGTATATTCGACCGCTATTTCCGGGTTCCGGGGACCAAAGTACAAGGTAGCGGGCTAGGACTAGCCATTTCTAAA
Proteins encoded in this region:
- a CDS encoding ATP-binding protein, giving the protein MKIKTKLTSGIGLLFMIIVLLGVLAISYIDKLADDTKNILSDNYNSLDYAKGMLYALDNLETDREALNIFMENLEKQRLNITEINESEATDRLARHFKLLDENPSEQNIRQLRLDLNQIMSLNMASIQRNSVIAEDTARQATLWISIIGICSVGIALALLLLFPSQITRPISELTRGIVEIAHRNYSKRLHFYSTREFNEVATSFNDMAERLEEYQQSSLATLLSSKKYLEAIVNSIHEPIIGLNHDRQILFVNNEALTVLNLKREQMIHQSADELSLKNDLLRRLIRELVHPNEKHEPLKIYADDKESFFQAVYVPIKLTETETEGEKQVGNVILLKNITEFKELDSAKTTFISTISHELKTPISAIMMSLKLLEDQRIGSLNDEQQSLASSIKENSDRLLNITGELLKLTQVETGKLILSPKISKPIELINYAVSATRVLAERFGCNIEVEYPEKIHKLFVDSEKIAWVITNLLSNAIHYSKENSRIIVGAKEVDQTIQIFVQDFGKGIDPRYHQSIFDRYFRVPGTKVQGSGLGLAISKDFVEAHDGKIWVESEIGKGSKFTIAFPVR